One Huiozyma naganishii CBS 8797 chromosome 4, complete genome genomic region harbors:
- the SPO7 gene encoding Nem1-Spo7 phosphatase regulatory subunit SPO7 (similar to Saccharomyces cerevisiae SPO7 (YAL009W); ancestral locus Anc_7.104), whose amino-acid sequence MAAEGDELDGELSRALQSECLGVARQRSGSRTSSNRSGGRRSSNISPASRIFRNLLILEDSLRGQARRQRALRWQYTVFLSCLAGAAGFSAYELYLQPGGSLPRLYSLALQFMLTIIVVAVFLFNISGQYRRTIVSPRRFFASTNKALKPLHLRLVRVPRRWDDLVSDAVRLLGSYSAGLLLWVLRGRCRWVRFFWAHAQPRVGATDVKLVLSPRAFSAEVREGWEIYRDEFWAREGARRRRGRDGAGTTAGATASADGSSERTKH is encoded by the coding sequence ATGGCAGCTGAGGGCGATGAATTGGACGGCGAGCTGTCGCGGGCGTTGCAAAGTGAGTGCCTGGGGGTTGCGCGGCAGCGGTCTGGGAGCAGGACGTCGTCGAATCGGAGCGGTGGCCGGCGGTCGTCGAACATCTCGCCAGCGTCGCGGATCTTCCGCAACTTGCTGATCCTGGAAGACTCTCTGCGTGGTCAAGCACGCCGGCAGCGTGCTCTTCGGTGGCAGTACACTGTGTTCCTTTCGTGTCTCGCCGGTGCGGCTGGTTTCAGCGCGTACGAGTTGTACTTGCAACCTGGTGGATCACTCCCCAGGTTGTACTCGCTAGCGTTGCAGTTCATGCTGACGATCATCGTCGTTGCCGTGTTCCTGTTCAACATCAGTGGTCAGTACCGGCGGACTATCGTGTCGCCGCGGCGGTTCTTCGCGAGCACGAACAAGGCATTGAAGCCCCTGCACTTGAGGCTCGTGCGGGTCCCGCGGCGGTGGGACGACTTGGTCAGCGACGCGGTGCGACTCCTCGGGAGTTACTCTGCTGGGTTGCTTCTGTGGGTTCTGCGTGGACGGTGCCGCTGGGTGCGGTTCTTCTGGGCGCACGCGCAGCCTCGAGTCGGCGCCACGGACGTTAAGCTTGTGTTGAGCCCGCGAGCGTTCAGTGCAGAGGTCCGCGAGGGATGGGAGATCTACAGAGATGAGTTCTGGGCACGAGAGGGTGCCAGGCGGAGGCGTGGTCGGGATGGTGCGGGAACTACTGCCGGAGCTACTGCCAGCGCAGACGGCAGTAGCGAACGGACAAAACACTGA
- the MDM10 gene encoding Mdm10p (similar to Saccharomyces cerevisiae MDM10 (YAL010C); ancestral locus Anc_7.103), with the protein MLDYMDYVQRTFETATGWHRDRGYANVGSGGALACSSSRCPSGSSCRLHTRATRHSFNTLDLASWGNVSGALTYLYTDCAAVEELVGGSEAVRLQHATETFRDVAGKHPTTYHDAAKQQNDAQETQLEPEDANYGSDPVALHASPAASHPAAQDARQCAWPHSLYYGRIYYPSSTLEAMIVRRCTPFSQLVVKCISSATPAPTPQFNIATLYWQRDKDHSFQEWILSSNDALLGYRVLHNYVGGGSKFNNSLYNNSVLSFGFEAWLGLVSLNPACSVSARYATHAANTGRPLTLTVSWNPLFGHVSSTYAARTTTNTAFTAKYDFNIYSIDSNLSFGCEIWRRGRQTGLPGASVPEKRPARGVPIEWPLDLVHPSVQTQKLLDDLTHTFSASLQKLDEERSIIEQFENNFNAANFTNVWKMSTSLMDRNLRVLWECKFKGFLLSMGTELLASPSSDQVANTRKPFPIEIPKQFGIMVQYSC; encoded by the coding sequence ATGCTCGACTACATGGACTATGTGCAGCGCACGTTCGAGACGGCCACCGGGTGGCACAGGGACCGCGGGTACGCGAATGTCGGCAGCGGGGGCGCGCTAGCTTGCTCCAGTTCCCGGTGCCCCTCGGGTTCAAGTTGCAGACTGCACACACGGGCCACGCGGCACTCcttcaacactttggaCTTGGCCTCTTGGGGGAACGTCTCAGGTGCGCTCACGTACTTGTATACTGACTGTGCAGCCGTCGAGGAACTAGTCGGGGGTAGCGAGGCGGTTAGGTTGCAACACGCTACAGAGACGTTCAGGGACGTCGCGGGGAAGCACCCTACTACGTACCATGATGCTGCGAAGCAGCAGAATGATGCGCAAGAAACTCAATTGGAACCCGAAGATGCGAACTATGGCTCTGACCCAGTTGCCTTGCACGCTTCCCCCGCTGCATCGCATCCTGCTGCGCAGGATGCTCGGCAGTGTGCGTGGCCGCACTCGCTCTACTACGGCAGGATCTACTACCCCAGCTCGACACTCGAGGCGATGATCGTACGTCGTTGCACTCCGTTCTCGcaactcgtcgtcaaaTGCATTAGCTCGGCGACTCCAGCGCCCACACCGCAATTCAACATCGCCACACTCTACTGGCAACGCGACAAGGACCACAGTTTCCAGGAGTGGATTCTTTCCTCCAACGATGCATTGCTCGGGTATCGCGTGCTCCACAACTACGTCGGAGGTGGGTCTAAGTTCAACAACTCACTGTACAACAACTCCGTACTTTCGTTCGGCTTCGAGGCTTGGCTGGGACTCGTATCCCTGAACCCGGCATGTTCCGTCAGTGCCCGATACGCAACACACGCGGCAAATACGGGTAGACCACTCACACTAACCGTCTCATGGAACCCGCTCTTCGGTCACGTCTCGTCCACGTACGCGGCAAGAACGACGACAAACACCGCATTCACAGCCAAGTACGATTTCAACATCTACTCCATCGACTCAAACCTCTCCTTCGGATGCGAAATATGGAGACGGGGACGGCAAACAGGACTACCGGGCGCGAGCGTTCCAGAGAAGAGACCTGCGCGCGGCGTACCGATCGAATGGCCGCTTGACTTGGTACACCCAAGCGTCCAGACACAAAAACTGCTAGACGATCTAACGCACACTTTCTCGGCGTCTTTGCAAAAACTGGACGAGGAGAGGTCCATCATCGAACAGTTCGagaacaacttcaacgcGGCAAACTTCACAAACGTCTGGAAGATGTCCACGTCGCTGATGGACAGGAACCTCAGGGTCCTGTGGGAATGCAAATTCAAGGGCTTTCTTTTGTCAATGGGCACAGAACTACTAGCATCGCCTTCATCGGATCAAGTGGCAAATACGAGAAAACCGTTTCCCATTGAAATACCGAAACAGTTCGGTATCATGGTTCAATACTCTTGCTGa
- the SWC3 gene encoding Swc3p (similar to Saccharomyces cerevisiae SWC3 (YAL011W); ancestral locus Anc_7.102), translating to MQRVLRSRSGTSDAERDVTATAAARGPSKRRRRVGGDSENDTAGSDDGLIEEPATGAPRAEGRPFELIADIPASVEEPHYNSILTHPLSVRDSAVLYSSLISSRRSWIRNYGTVFPLYWKKAVGIDGTGSGFSIKDKMQKMCECNMAGGPHSFVLRLFILKDEKVEERWATTVEERKREKQLKKLTLQEEKQLKREAKQRAKLQKKEEKLRKQQLAKEQRQRNKLQQEQAKQEMKLKRETKRKERKLKQTAPDPSPANDSQMIANLNLMAQKDAKLNALMGKVAGGTADKAEVEQFKKVIEIARSMVAPPRWNAKKPVTSSPSGVAPSGTDTKPADKDVVAVKGTATKSVKVEGQTGESPNSTGGPRKRGRKPKVETPGVVVKKRPGRKPKVKTEEDIEEDKLTAFQLKYMETSTLVIEFAESKHARYYLPKDSIIEYVPETDKYLLSWIAVHNKRELKRFARRKKVDVDSNDMYFLQDCPPVLFSSMTVTLSQVPKRFQPILLHSVNKVEDVRRVMARILEIGTRLSGYNVWYQLDGYDDAKLAEHYRVELNDFESQLRTKRFKRT from the coding sequence ATGCAGCGAGTGCTGAGGTCTAGGAGTGGAACTTCCGATGCTGAGCGGGACGTGACTGCAACGGCGGCGGCGCGCGGTCCCAGCAAGCGGCGCAGGAGAGTCGGTGGTGATTCGGAAAACGACACTGCGGGCTCGGACGATGGACTGATAGAGGAACCGGCGACGGGTGCGCCGCGGGCGGAGGGCAGACCCTTTGAGTTGATTGCTGATATACCAGCCTCCGTGGAAGAGCCGCACTACAACTCGATCCTGACGCACCCGCTCTCCGTGCGGGACTCCGCGGTTCTGTACAGTTCACTGATCAGCTCTAGGAGGTCCTGGATCAGAAACTACGGGACCGTGTTCCCGTTGTACTGGAAGAAGGCCGTTGGTATCGACGGTACGGGCAGCGGGTTTTCCATTAAGGACAAGATGCAGAAGATGTGCGAGTGCAACATGGCTGGCGGCCCGCATAGCTTTGTCCTAAGGTTGTTCATTCTAAAGGACGAGAAGGTTGAGGAAAGGTGGGCGACGACCGTCGAGGAGCGGAAGAGGGagaagcaattgaagaagttgactttgcaagaggagaagcagttgaagagggagGCCAAGCAGAGGGCGAAgttgcagaagaaggaggaaaagCTGCGTAAGCAACAGCTGGCGAAGGAGCAGCGACAGAGAAACAAACTACAACAGGAGCAAGCGAAGCAGGAGATGAAGCTCAAGCGGGAGACGAAACGTAAGGAAAGGAAATTGAAACAGACCGCGCCGGACCCGTCGCCCGCGAACGACAGCCAGATGATCGCCAATTTGAACCTTATGGCACAAAAGGACGCCAAATTGAACGCTCTTATGGGCAAAGTGGCAGGAGGTACTGCGGATAAAGCAGAAGtggaacagttcaagaaagtgaTAGAGATCGCAAGAAGTATGGTTGCACCCCCCCGTTGGAACGCGAAGAAACCCGTTACATCGTCCCCCTCTGGGGTGGCTCCCTCCGGAACGGATACGAAACCCGCTGATAAAGATGTGGTCGCTGTGAAGGGGACTGCCACGAAATCGGTTAAAGTAGAGGGTCAAACTGGGGAATCCCCCAATAGTACTGGCGGGCCTCGCAAGAGGGGTCGGAAACCTAAGGTGGAGACCCCCGGTGTCgtggtgaagaagaggcCCGGTCGGAAACCAAAGGTGAAGACCGAGGAGGACATTGAGGAGGACAAGTTGACCGCGTTCCAGTTGAAATACATGGAGACGTCAACGCTGGTGATAGAGTTTGCCGAGTCCAAGCATGCACGGTACTATCTGCCGAAGGACAGTATTATAGAGTACGTTCCTGAGACGGACAAGTACCTTCTGTCCTGGATAGCAGTGCACAACAAAAGAGAGCTGAAGAGGTTTGCGCGGAGGAAGAAGGTGGATGTGGACAGCAACGATATGTACTTCTTGCAGGACTGCCCGCCCGTTTTATTCTCGAGCATGACCGTGACGTTGAGTCAGGTTCCAAAACGGTTCCAACCGATTCTGCTACATAGTGTGAACAAAGTCGAGGACGTCCGACGGGTGATGGCGAGGATTTTGGAGATTGGCACGCGATTGTCCGGTTACAACGTATGGTACCAGTTGGACGGATACGACGACGCCAAGCTCGCTGAGCATTACCGGGTAGAGCTGAACGATTTTGAAAGCCAACTGAGAACGAAGAGGTTCAAGCGCACTTAG
- the CYS3 gene encoding cystathionine gamma-lyase CYS3 (similar to Saccharomyces cerevisiae CYS3 (YAL012W); ancestral locus Anc_7.97), with translation MSPSDKFATLAVHAGEHTDVHGSVIEPISLSTTFKQSSPANPIGVYEYSRSQNPNRDNLENAIAALEKAQYGLAFSSGSAATSVIMQSLPQGSHAVSIGDVYGGTHRYFTKVANTHGVETTFTNNLLEELPNLVKDNTRLVWIESPTNPTLKVTDIQAVSNAIKKINKDILLVVDNTFLSPYLSNPLTFGADIVVHSATKYINGHSDVVLGVLATNSKDIYERLQFLQNAIGAIPSPFDAWLTHRGLKTLHLRVKQASVTAQKIAEFLSASKHVEAVNYPGLKTHPNHAVVQRQHRDALGGGMISFRVKGGAAAAAKFSSTTRLFTLAESLGGIESLLEVPAVMTHGGIPKESREASGVYDNLIRLSVGIEDTEDLLEDIKQALEAAAEN, from the coding sequence ATGTCTCCAAGTGACAAATTCGCTACTTTGGCTGTTCACGCCGGTGAACACACCGATGTCCACGGTTCTGTCATTGAGCCGATCTCTTTGTCGACAACTTTCAAGCAGTCCTCCCCTGCGAACCCAATTGGTGTCTACGAGTACTCTCGTTCGCAGAACCCTAACAGGGACAACCTGGAGAACGCCATTGCCGCCTTGGAAAAGGCCCAGTACGGGCTTGCGTTCTCCTCTGGGTCCGCAGCGACATCTGTGATAATGCAGTCCCTTCCACAAGGTTCTCACGCCGTGTCTATCGGCGATGTCTACGGGGGTACCCATAGGTACTTTACAAAGGTCGCCAACACGCACGGTGTGGAAACGACTTTCACAAACAACCTGCTGGAGGAGTTGCCAAACCTAGTCAAGGACAACACCCGTCTCGTCTGGATCGAGTCTCCAACTAACCCAACGTTGAAAGTAACTGACATCCAGGCTGTCTCAAACGccatcaagaagatcaacaagGACATTTTGCTTGTCGTCgacaacactttcttgTCCCCCTACCTGTCCAACCCACTGACCTTTGGTGCGGACATCGTCGTGCACTCTGCGACAAAGTACATCAACGGTCACTCTGACGTCGTTTTGGGGGTCCTGGCCACCAACAGCAAGGACATCTACGAAAGATTGCAATTCCTACAGAATGCCATCGGTGCGATCCCATCGCCATTCGATGCGTGGTTGACCCACAGGGGGTTGAAGACGCTGCACTTGAGAGTCAAGCAGGCGTCCGTCACAGCGCAGAAGATCGCCGAGTTCCTCTCCGCGAGCAAGCACGTCGAGGCGGTCAACTACCCTGGTTTGAAGACCCATCCAAACCACGCCGTTGTTCAAAGACAGCACAGAGATGCCCTCGGTGGTGGTATGATCTCCTTCAGAGTTAAGGGCGGTGCCGCCGCCGCTGCCAAGTTCTCTTCCACGACGAGACTGTTCACTCTCGCAGAGTCCCTCGGTGGGATCGAGTCCCTACTGGAGGTCCCAGCTGTCATGACCCACGGAGGTATTCCAAAGGAGTCCAGAGAGGCCTCCGGCGTCTATGACAACCTCATCAGACTGTCCGTTGGTATCGAGGACACGGAGGATCTACTGGAGGACATCAAGCAGGCGCTGGAGGCGGCCGCGGAGAACTAA
- the DEP1 gene encoding Rpd3L histone deacetylase complex subunit DEP1 (similar to Saccharomyces cerevisiae DEP1 (YAL013W); ancestral locus Anc_7.94), with translation MSTEGELNSASTSQSNGTPRVRDDDEESALTNLEQVDVLSIQEGGQQLDLSEYYISSDADTEKLGSDAMVLPGEEKGHPQLAQLLKNIESDADADAEGKTAVQEQVPSGNDGAEGLISQDEETGRIETRDNKRELDELEERGSEVKKLRSEVVKEEEISVEVPESTVEPVELPEPTVEDVTGEVEATIEEGSGERSPPVVQTPEPPTIPRPILTDITVESAAEECLGRAGSVDVAERERAEEGEGQDLSNEDINSGSNSMDEEKPDVEDQRLEALTDITAIEHQFAQLRQKLYENKLFRLELELQMCMEGSHPELHGFYEKIASIRDYKLRRAYQRQRYELKCIDAETRASRTMIHQDFYKKCGDLKQELLSETTRQWYDINKERRDMDTVVPDVSYHVPVKISGATLGCITGYAAPAQRRLPGEPLREDIAAENVQFRYRNNPVDKLEVIVDRMRLNNELSDLEGLRKFYDSFPGAPSLSALRDSEIQDDMKAILERR, from the coding sequence ATGAGCACGGAAGGTGAGTTGAACAGTGCATCGACGTCGCAGAGCAACGGGACCCCCCGGGTGCGggatgatgacgaagagAGCGCATTGACAAATCTGGAGCAGGTGGACGTGCTCTCCATTCAGGAGGGTGGCCAGCAACTGGATCTGTCGGAGTACTACATCTCCAGCGATGCGGACACTGAGAAGCTGGGGTCTGACGCGATGGTGTTGCCCGGCGAAGAGAAGGGCCATCCACAACTGGCGCAGTTGCTGAAGAATATTGAGAGCGACGCTGACGCTGACGCTGAAGGGAAAACGGCGGTTCAGGAACAAGTCCCAAGCGGCAATGATGGGGCAGAAGGCCTGATATCTCAGGACGAGGAGACTGGGCGAATTGAAACCAGGGACAACAAGAGGGAACTTGACGAGCTCGAAGAGCGCGGGTCCGAAGTCAAGAAGTTGCGGTCAGAGGTAgtcaaggaggaagaaatcAGTGTAGAGGTCCCCGAGTCCACGGTGGAACCTGTAGAGTTGCCCGAGCCcactgttgaagatgtcACGGGTGAAGTCGAGGCAACCATAGAGGAGGGCTCAGGGGAGCGCAGCCCGCCTGTTGTGCAGACACCGGAACCTCCTACTATCCCCAGACCGATACTTACCGATATTACTGTTGAATCGGCCGCCGAGGAGTGTTTGGGGAGGGCAGGCTCTGTTGATGTTGCAGAGAGGGAACGAGCCGAGGAGGGTGAAGGGCAGGATTTGTCGAACGAGGATATAAACAGCGGTTCGAACTCGATGGACGAGGAGAAGCCCGATGTCGAGGACCAACGACTTGAGGCGCTCACTGATATAACTGCCATTGAGCACCAGTTTGCCCAATTGCGCCAGAAACTGTACGAGAATAAGCTCTTCAGGCTTGAACTGGAGTTGCAGATGTGTATGGAGGGGTCGCATCCCGAGTTGCACGGCTTTTACGAGAAAATCGCCTCCATACGAGACTACAAGTTGCGCAGGGCGTACCAGCGGCAAAGGTACGAGCTGAAGTGTATCGATGCGGAGACGCGTGCGTCCCGGACCATGATACACCAGGACTTTTACAAGAAGTGCGGCGACTTGAAGCAGGAACTGCTCTCTGAAACAACACGCCAATGGTACGACATCAACAAGGAGCGCAGAGACATGGACACCGTGGTGCCGGACGTGTCGTACCACGTGCCCGTGAAGATAAGCGGCGCAACACTCGGTTGCATCACCGGATACGCTGCCCCAGCACAGCGCAGACTGCCCGGTGAACCGCTGCGCGAGGACATTGCAGCGGAGAACGTCCAGTTCAGGTACCGGAACAACCCGGTCGACAAGCTCGAGGTCATCGTGGACCGCATGCGGCTCAACAACGAACTGAGCGACCTCGAAGGGTTGCGCAAGTTCTACGACTCCTTCCCGGGCGCCCCCAGCCTCTCTGCGCTGCGGGACTCCGAGATCCAAGACGACATGAAGGCTATCCTGGAGAGACGATGA
- the ATS1 gene encoding Ats1p (similar to Saccharomyces cerevisiae ATS1 (YAL020C); ancestral locus Anc_7.79), which produces MGFNVYCLGSNGRGQLGLGHCNDVMVAQKSIVQSSDEVRKVVCGGNHTVLLLEGSGSVLATGNNEFGQLVGGPVVDYTDWVDCNGPWSTPRVLDVAAGWEFTAIVDENNIVRSRGAGPRGELGVGLDTCSGNSNNSGGGFCTVMECGSDDEVKLFASFANCVAVVTTKGGHCTVYGWGSNTKCQLQTPKSKIVDRPVVIYETDDPVDYAALGKNFNVLVNKRGEIVHAAGNLPSGFHWEHWKGVPGLQVRCMWSSIHILDLKGSRLSFGFNLHGQLLDTAFPQDMYVTDTCMGSEHGVVVVKELDGSQRVLAWGWGEHGNCGRLSPNQSDSDPTSVINDKSNEVSPLNEILVVDPDKKVKVWGGCATTWIVVSS; this is translated from the coding sequence ATGGGGTTTAACGTGTACTGCTTGGGATCGAATGGGAGAGGGCAGCTTGGGTTGGGCCATTGCAATGACGTTATGGTTGCGCAGAAGAGCATCGTGCAGAGTAGTGATGAGGTGAGGAAAGTTGTATGCGGTGGTAACCACacggtgttgttgttggaggGTTCCGGTTCGGTACTGGCCACTGGGAACAATGAGTTCGGGCAACTTGTTGGGGGACCAGTGGTGGACTACACGGATTGGGTGGATTGTAACGGTCCGTGGTCCACCCCCAGGGTTTTGGATGTTGCCGCAGGGTGGGAGTTCACTGCCATTGTAGACGAGAACAACATCGTTCGGAGTCGGGGTGCAGGCCCCCGTGGGGAGCTCGGTGTTGGATTGGATACTTGCAGTGGTAATTCAAATAAtagtggtggtgggtttTGCACAGTGATGGAATGCGGAAGCGATGATGAGGTGAAACTTTTTGCATCGTTCGCCAACTGTGTCGCTGTAGTCACTACAAAGGGAGGTCATTGTACTGTTTATGGGTGGGGAAGTAACACAAAGTGTCAACTGCAGACACCGAAGAGTAAAATCGTTGATCGGCCCGTGGTTATCTACGAGACGGACGACCCTGTTGACTACGCGGCGTTGGGAAAGAATTTCAACGTATTGGTGAACAAGCGCGGAGAAATAGTGCATGCCGCGGGGAATCTCCCCAGTGGCTTCCATTGGGAGCACTGGAAGGGTGTTCCGGGACTACAGGTGCGGTGCATGTGGTCGTCTATCCACATTCTTGATTTGAAGGGGTCTAGGTTATCATTTGGGTTCAATCTGCACGGTCAGTTACTCGACACCGCTTTCCCACAGGACATGTACGTCACAGATACGTGCATGGGCAGTGAACACGGTGTAGTAGTGGTCAAAGAATTGGACGGCTCCCAGCGTGTCCTGGCATGGGGCTGGGGTGAGCACGGAAATTGCGGAAGATTGAGTCCCAACCAATCGGATAGCGATCCCACCAGTGTTATAAACGATAAATCGAACGAGGTAAGTCCATTGAATGAAATTCTAGTTGTTGATCCAGACAAGAAAGTTAAAGTTTGGGGAGGGTGTGCTACCACTTGGATAGTGGTAAGTTCATAA